From Micromonospora sp. NBC_01699, a single genomic window includes:
- a CDS encoding aldehyde ferredoxin oxidoreductase N-terminal domain-containing protein has protein sequence MVLIHVELDTGECFPIRDAGGFGGPVAVLELFRRLVTGPTEPARAPLALVAGTAAGVSGPGLARCAAIGLSPLSGGIAETRAEGPFAAGLRAAGVTGVMLYGRAAEPVCVVVRSGRARLEPAGDVWGMETGPATDALLARYGDNAAVAVIGPAGEHGVRYASIVTCRDHPLPRLGLGAVLGAKNVKAVVCVPGPDPVPVADPQALRGLAQWYAAAQPGNSLTAWQHGLPGFGVWDAEPGYAPVANFADTVGRGGVGTAPEPQRVAACPGCPTDCIKVYAGAGLHQEALAMLGPNLGVAEPWALHARCLQLGLDPVSLGGTLAAAGVPAADVPATVERIAAGGHPLGEGSARANPATAMTSKGVELPPFDPRVQPNLGLGYAVAPIGPRYDIIEHDLDFDPEEGLPHSYPELRRLGATVPRPRNELDVTRTAQLLRLWSGLDALGVCAFAATPTRPLTLNLVEDLVEAVTGERPDVLALGARRLRLQREINHRLGIKLDADTLPDRFFTEPVAAGRYAGSVLDRAAFTGAVAELHRQLGFTEFA, from the coding sequence GTGGTCCTGATCCACGTCGAGCTCGACACCGGCGAGTGCTTCCCGATCCGGGACGCCGGTGGTTTCGGCGGGCCGGTCGCCGTGCTGGAGCTGTTCCGGCGCCTGGTCACCGGCCCGACCGAGCCGGCCCGCGCGCCGCTGGCCCTGGTCGCCGGCACCGCCGCCGGGGTGTCCGGGCCGGGGCTGGCCCGGTGCGCCGCGATCGGGCTCTCCCCGCTCTCCGGCGGGATCGCCGAGACCCGCGCCGAGGGCCCGTTCGCGGCCGGGTTGCGGGCCGCCGGGGTCACCGGCGTGATGCTGTACGGGCGGGCCGCCGAGCCGGTCTGCGTGGTGGTCCGGTCCGGCCGGGCCCGGCTGGAACCGGCCGGCGACGTGTGGGGCATGGAAACCGGTCCCGCCACCGACGCCCTGCTCGCCCGGTACGGCGACAACGCGGCGGTCGCGGTGATCGGCCCGGCCGGCGAGCACGGCGTACGGTACGCCTCGATCGTCACCTGCCGGGACCACCCGCTGCCCCGGCTCGGCCTGGGTGCGGTGCTCGGGGCGAAGAACGTCAAGGCGGTGGTCTGCGTACCCGGTCCGGATCCGGTCCCGGTCGCGGACCCGCAGGCGCTGCGCGGCCTCGCGCAGTGGTACGCCGCCGCGCAGCCCGGTAACTCGCTGACCGCCTGGCAGCACGGACTGCCCGGTTTCGGGGTCTGGGACGCCGAGCCCGGTTACGCCCCGGTGGCCAACTTCGCCGACACCGTCGGCCGGGGCGGTGTCGGCACCGCCCCCGAGCCGCAGCGGGTGGCCGCCTGTCCGGGCTGCCCCACCGACTGCATCAAGGTGTACGCCGGAGCCGGCCTGCACCAGGAGGCGCTGGCGATGCTAGGCCCGAACCTCGGTGTCGCCGAGCCCTGGGCCCTGCACGCCCGCTGCCTGCAACTCGGGCTCGACCCGGTGTCCCTCGGCGGTACCCTCGCGGCGGCCGGGGTGCCGGCGGCGGACGTGCCGGCGACGGTCGAGCGGATCGCGGCCGGTGGCCACCCGCTCGGTGAGGGCTCCGCGCGCGCGAACCCGGCGACGGCGATGACCAGCAAGGGCGTGGAACTGCCGCCGTTCGACCCGAGGGTGCAACCGAACCTCGGCCTCGGCTACGCGGTCGCCCCGATCGGACCGCGCTACGACATCATCGAACACGACCTCGACTTCGACCCGGAGGAGGGGCTGCCGCACAGCTATCCGGAGCTGCGCCGGCTCGGGGCGACCGTGCCGCGTCCCCGCAACGAGCTGGACGTGACCCGGACCGCGCAGCTGTTGCGCCTGTGGAGTGGCCTGGACGCCCTCGGGGTCTGCGCGTTCGCCGCCACCCCGACCCGACCGCTCACCCTGAACCTGGTCGAGGACCTGGTGGAGGCGGTCACCGGGGAACGGCCGGACGTGCTGGCGCTCGGCGCGCGGCGGCTGCGCCTGCAACGCGAGATCAACCACCGGCTCGGCATCAAGCTGGACGCGGACACCCTGCCGGACCGGTTCTTCACCGAACCGGTCGCCGCCGGCCGGTACGCCGGATCGGTGCTCGACCGGGCCGCGTTCACCGGGGCGGTGGCCGAACTGCACCGGCAACTGGGATTCACCGAGTTCGCCTGA
- a CDS encoding amidohydrolase family protein yields MIVDSHQHLWTADYAWLAEPALTRIRRDYGVEDLRRNLRAAGVDRTVLVEAARGDNAETTEFLALAAATDEIAGVVGWASLTDPDLAGTLAAHRAGPGGHLLVGIRDQVQGQPDDHLDRADVRAGLRTVADAGLVNELVVRVEQLPAVARAAAALPDGRFVLDHLGKPRIAAGAAGLDQWRTLVAPVAACRNVVAKLSGLVTEADPAGWTVDDLRPFVASAVELFGPDRLMFGSDWPVCELAATYGQVRDALSEILGGSPDDIFGTTAISTYRLEIE; encoded by the coding sequence GTGATCGTCGACTCGCACCAGCATCTCTGGACCGCCGACTACGCCTGGCTGGCCGAACCGGCGCTGACCCGGATCCGGCGCGACTACGGCGTCGAGGACCTGCGGCGCAACCTACGGGCGGCGGGCGTCGACCGGACCGTGCTGGTCGAGGCGGCCCGGGGCGACAACGCCGAAACCACCGAATTCCTGGCGCTCGCCGCCGCCACCGACGAGATCGCCGGGGTGGTCGGCTGGGCGTCGCTCACCGACCCGGACCTCGCCGGAACCCTGGCCGCGCACCGGGCCGGTCCCGGCGGGCACCTGCTCGTCGGCATCCGGGACCAGGTGCAGGGACAACCCGACGACCACCTCGACCGCGCGGACGTGCGCGCCGGACTCCGTACGGTCGCCGACGCCGGCCTGGTCAACGAGCTGGTCGTCCGGGTCGAGCAGTTGCCGGCGGTGGCGCGGGCGGCCGCCGCGCTGCCGGATGGCCGGTTCGTGCTCGACCACCTCGGCAAGCCCCGGATCGCGGCCGGCGCCGCCGGGCTGGACCAGTGGCGCACCCTGGTCGCACCGGTGGCCGCCTGCCGCAACGTGGTGGCGAAGCTCTCCGGCCTGGTCACCGAGGCCGACCCGGCCGGTTGGACGGTGGACGACCTGCGGCCGTTCGTGGCGAGCGCGGTCGAGCTGTTCGGCCCGGACCGGCTCATGTTCGGCTCGGACTGGCCGGTCTGCGAACTCGCCGCCACCTACGGCCAGGTACGCGACGCGCTCAGCGAGATCCTCGGCGGTAGCCCGGACGACATCTTCGGCACCACGGCGATCAGCACCTACAGGTTGGAGATCGAATGA
- a CDS encoding SDR family NAD(P)-dependent oxidoreductase, with protein MGEFDGLVAVVTGGGSGIGRACVEAFVAGGGRVGVLDLSPGEQGGPTFGAVADVADSESLDRAMAAVAEAFGGIDILINNAGISAVGTVEANDDAEWQRVLDVNVIGIVRTTRAALPYLRRSSHGAIVNTSSIAATAGLVQRALYSASKGAVHALTLAMSADLVTEGIRVNCVAPGTVDTPWVGRLLAKADDPAGEKERLAARQPTGRLVRAEEVAGAVAYLASPRSGATTGTSLAVDGGMSGLRLPRSK; from the coding sequence GTGGGCGAGTTCGACGGGCTGGTCGCGGTGGTCACCGGCGGCGGGTCGGGTATCGGCAGGGCGTGCGTCGAGGCGTTCGTCGCCGGCGGGGGACGGGTCGGCGTACTGGACCTGAGTCCGGGCGAGCAGGGCGGACCGACCTTCGGCGCGGTCGCCGACGTGGCCGACTCCGAGTCGCTGGACCGGGCCATGGCGGCGGTCGCCGAGGCGTTCGGCGGGATCGACATCCTGATCAACAACGCCGGGATCAGCGCGGTCGGCACGGTCGAGGCGAACGACGACGCCGAGTGGCAGCGGGTGCTCGACGTCAACGTCATCGGCATCGTCCGGACCACCAGGGCCGCGCTGCCGTACCTGCGCCGCAGCTCGCACGGCGCGATCGTCAACACCTCCTCGATCGCCGCCACCGCCGGGCTGGTGCAGCGGGCGCTCTACTCCGCGTCGAAGGGCGCGGTGCACGCGCTCACCCTGGCGATGTCCGCCGACCTGGTGACCGAGGGGATCCGGGTCAACTGCGTCGCCCCCGGCACGGTGGACACCCCGTGGGTGGGTCGGCTGCTGGCCAAGGCCGACGATCCGGCGGGGGAGAAGGAGCGGCTCGCCGCCCGGCAGCCCACCGGTCGACTGGTCCGGGCCGAGGAGGTGGCCGGCGCGGTCGCGTACCTGGCCAGCCCGCGTTCCGGCGCCACCACCGGTACGTCCCTCGCCGTCGACGGCGGCATGTCCGGCCTGCGCCTGCCCCGCTCGAAGTAG
- a CDS encoding aldo/keto reductase: protein MNPFERTRLGGTGVEVTRLGLGLAPLGGLYRAVGAQQASATLERAWELGYRYFDTAPLYGAGLSERRAGSVLSGKPRAEFALSTKVGRLLVPGTDEPRGGRHRSEPDPATGDHNDEIWAEPVDATPAWDFSADGTRRSYAESLDRLGLDRADVLHIHDPDDHYADALAGALPALVALREEGRIGAVSVGMNQAEMLADFVRTGHLDAVLLAGRYTLLDQSGLAELLPLCAERGVSVIAGGVYNSGLLADPKPGATYDYLPAPTAILDRALAIQDVCAKHGVPLRAAAAQFPLGHPAVASVVLGARSADEVTDAAQMFDHPIPGQLWRDLKDSGLLPEEVPTP from the coding sequence GTGAACCCATTTGAACGGACCCGACTGGGCGGTACCGGGGTCGAGGTGACCAGGCTCGGTCTCGGCCTCGCCCCGCTCGGCGGCCTCTACCGGGCGGTCGGCGCGCAGCAGGCGTCCGCCACCCTGGAACGGGCCTGGGAACTGGGCTACCGGTACTTCGACACCGCACCGCTCTACGGCGCCGGGCTCTCCGAGCGGCGGGCCGGCTCGGTGCTGTCCGGCAAACCCCGGGCCGAGTTCGCACTGTCCACCAAGGTCGGCCGGCTCCTGGTACCGGGAACGGACGAGCCCCGGGGCGGCCGGCACCGCAGCGAACCCGACCCGGCCACCGGTGACCACAACGACGAGATCTGGGCCGAGCCGGTCGACGCCACCCCGGCCTGGGACTTCAGCGCCGACGGCACCCGCCGGTCGTACGCCGAGAGCCTGGACCGGCTCGGCCTGGACCGGGCCGACGTGCTGCACATCCACGACCCGGACGACCACTACGCCGACGCGCTCGCCGGTGCCCTGCCGGCGCTGGTCGCGTTGCGCGAGGAGGGTCGGATCGGTGCGGTGTCGGTCGGCATGAACCAGGCCGAGATGCTCGCCGACTTCGTCCGCACCGGTCACCTCGACGCGGTCCTGCTCGCCGGCCGCTACACCCTGCTCGACCAGTCCGGCCTGGCCGAACTGCTGCCGCTCTGCGCCGAGCGGGGCGTGTCGGTGATCGCCGGTGGGGTCTACAACTCGGGGCTGCTCGCCGACCCGAAACCGGGCGCCACCTACGACTACCTGCCGGCGCCGACCGCGATCCTGGACCGGGCCCTGGCCATCCAGGACGTCTGCGCCAAACACGGGGTGCCGCTGCGGGCCGCCGCCGCCCAGTTCCCGCTCGGCCACCCGGCGGTCGCCAGTGTCGTGCTCGGCGCCCGCTCGGCCGACGAGGTGACCGACGCGGCGCAGATGTTCGACCACCCGATCCCCGGTCAGCTCTGGCGCGACCTGAAAGACTCCGGGCTGCTGCCGGAGGAGGTGCCGACGCCGTGA
- a CDS encoding GNAT family N-acetyltransferase, whose product MLVESVHDRAELAELLLRTPDLRAYELGDLDERFWPYTTWYRRGEALALLFHGAGLPILLALDTPDRFVPLTELVADLRPLLPRRFYAHLSPGVTAALEPEFAADSNGPHLKMALTDPTRLDRWQDTTEVVELTPADLTELGVFYELAYPAHSFVPRMVEQDPYVGVRRGGELLAVAGVHVFSPRYRVAAIGNVATHPQARGQGLASVAVAALCRRLLTSVDRIALNVKADNRAAIALYARLGFSQVAAYTELTFTARP is encoded by the coding sequence GCGTACGAGCTGGGCGACCTGGACGAACGATTCTGGCCGTACACGACCTGGTACCGGCGGGGCGAGGCGCTGGCACTGCTCTTCCACGGCGCCGGCCTGCCCATCCTGCTCGCCCTGGACACCCCGGACCGTTTCGTGCCGCTGACCGAGCTGGTGGCGGACCTGCGGCCGCTGTTGCCGCGCCGGTTCTACGCCCACCTCTCCCCCGGCGTCACGGCGGCGCTCGAACCGGAGTTCGCCGCCGACTCGAACGGTCCGCACCTGAAGATGGCGCTGACCGACCCGACCCGGCTGGACCGGTGGCAGGACACAACCGAGGTGGTCGAGCTGACACCGGCGGACCTGACCGAGCTGGGCGTGTTCTACGAACTGGCCTACCCGGCGCACTCGTTCGTGCCCCGGATGGTCGAGCAGGACCCGTACGTCGGGGTCCGGCGCGGCGGTGAGCTGCTCGCGGTGGCCGGCGTGCACGTCTTCTCGCCCCGTTACCGGGTGGCCGCGATCGGCAACGTGGCCACCCACCCGCAGGCCCGTGGCCAGGGGCTCGCCTCGGTGGCGGTGGCGGCGCTGTGTCGCCGGCTGCTGACGAGCGTCGACCGGATCGCGTTGAACGTCAAGGCGGACAATCGCGCGGCGATCGCGCTCTACGCCCGGCTCGGCTTCAGCCAGGTCGCCGCGTACACCGAACTGACCTTCACCGCCCGCCCGTGA
- a CDS encoding fumarylacetoacetate hydrolase family protein produces the protein MKYMRVGSVGAERPVAHTDGRYYDLSGITGDIDGAFLAGGGVTDVTGLPEIDITGLRIGAPIARPGVVLCVGLNYAAHAAESGAANPEYPVVFYKAPNTVVGPYDDVLVPRGSTKTDWEVELAVVIGKTARYLASPQEALAHIAGYALANDVSERDFQLAVSGGQWSKGKSCETFNPLGPYLVTPDEVGDPGRLGLRSWVNGEPRQDSRTADMIFDVAYLVWHLSQYTVLDPGDLISTGTPEGVALSGRFPYLGVGDVVEVEIDGLGRQRSVVKDAA, from the coding sequence ATGAAGTACATGCGGGTGGGTTCGGTCGGCGCGGAGCGCCCGGTGGCCCACACGGACGGCCGCTACTACGACCTGTCCGGCATCACGGGGGACATCGACGGGGCGTTCCTGGCCGGCGGCGGGGTGACCGACGTGACCGGGCTGCCGGAGATCGACATCACCGGGTTGCGGATCGGCGCGCCGATCGCCCGGCCGGGTGTGGTGCTCTGCGTCGGGCTGAACTACGCCGCGCACGCCGCCGAGTCCGGCGCGGCGAACCCGGAGTACCCGGTCGTCTTCTACAAGGCACCGAACACCGTCGTCGGACCGTACGACGACGTGCTCGTGCCGCGCGGCTCGACCAAGACCGACTGGGAGGTGGAGCTGGCCGTGGTGATCGGCAAGACGGCTCGCTACCTGGCGTCGCCGCAGGAGGCGCTGGCCCACATCGCCGGGTACGCGCTCGCCAACGACGTCTCCGAGCGCGACTTCCAGCTCGCCGTCTCCGGTGGACAGTGGTCCAAGGGCAAGTCCTGCGAGACGTTCAACCCGCTGGGGCCGTACCTGGTCACGCCGGACGAGGTGGGCGATCCGGGTAGGCTCGGGCTGCGCTCCTGGGTCAACGGCGAGCCCCGGCAGGACTCCCGCACCGCCGACATGATCTTCGACGTGGCGTACCTGGTCTGGCACCTGTCCCAGTACACCGTGCTGGATCCGGGCGACCTGATCAGCACCGGTACGCCCGAGGGCGTCGCGCTGTCCGGGCGGTTCCCGTACCTGGGCGTCGGTGACGTGGTGGAGGTCGAGATCGACGGCCTCGGGCGGCAGCGCTCCGTCGTCAAGGACGCCGCGTGA
- a CDS encoding ABC transporter permease, whose protein sequence is MSTAVREAELTGRIEPAGRWRSIARRPEFTLAVIALVGFVALAIATGGNLLSAGTLGAFFRFLAVPIVIGLSQMVVLAIGQMNLSVGALTGFCAMVAAWVMVEAGLPAPLAVLVALAVGLIAGMVNGALVVFTRINGFIVTLATMTIIEGLRYGVNGPDTFQGYSPGLREFGRASVLGLPVVFLVALAVAGLVAFFFARTVTGRQLLASGGSPFSARLSGISNDRSIVIAHALSGLLAGVAAVITVASSGSVNSSIGDDLLLPSFAAPIIGGVALTGGAVSVAGTCLAAFLVRLVDVLQAQFDINRRWIDLIVGAVVLGAVLLGTVRQKLLRRSS, encoded by the coding sequence ATGAGCACGGCTGTTCGCGAGGCGGAGTTGACCGGGCGGATCGAGCCGGCCGGGCGCTGGCGTTCGATCGCCCGGCGGCCCGAGTTCACCCTCGCCGTGATCGCCCTGGTCGGGTTCGTCGCCCTGGCCATCGCCACCGGCGGCAACCTGCTCTCCGCCGGCACCCTCGGCGCGTTCTTCCGGTTCCTCGCCGTACCGATCGTCATCGGGCTCTCCCAGATGGTGGTGCTGGCGATCGGCCAGATGAACCTGTCGGTCGGCGCGCTGACCGGCTTCTGCGCCATGGTCGCCGCCTGGGTCATGGTCGAGGCCGGCCTGCCCGCACCGCTCGCGGTGCTGGTCGCGCTCGCCGTCGGCCTGATCGCCGGCATGGTCAACGGCGCGCTGGTCGTCTTCACCCGGATCAACGGCTTCATCGTCACCCTGGCGACGATGACCATCATCGAGGGGCTTCGGTACGGGGTGAACGGCCCCGACACCTTCCAGGGCTACTCGCCGGGGCTGCGCGAGTTCGGTCGCGCCTCGGTGCTCGGGCTGCCGGTGGTGTTCCTGGTCGCGCTCGCGGTCGCCGGCCTGGTCGCCTTCTTCTTCGCCCGTACGGTCACCGGGCGGCAGTTGCTCGCCAGCGGCGGCAGCCCGTTCTCCGCCCGACTGTCCGGGATCTCCAACGATCGCTCGATCGTCATCGCGCACGCCCTGTCCGGGCTGCTCGCCGGCGTCGCCGCGGTCATCACGGTCGCCTCGTCCGGCTCGGTGAACTCCAGCATCGGCGACGACCTGCTGCTGCCGAGCTTCGCCGCGCCGATCATCGGCGGGGTGGCGCTCACCGGCGGGGCGGTCAGCGTCGCCGGCACCTGCCTGGCCGCGTTCCTGGTCCGGCTGGTGGACGTGTTGCAGGCCCAGTTTGACATCAACCGGCGCTGGATCGACCTGATCGTCGGCGCGGTCGTCCTCGGTGCGGTGCTGCTCGGCACCGTCCGGCAGAAGCTGTTGCGGAGGTCGTCGTGA
- a CDS encoding L-fuconate dehydratase, whose protein sequence is MIITGVDTYDIRFPTSRELDGSDAMNPDPDYSAAYVVLHTDAGIDGHGFTFTIGRGNEVCRAAIDALVPFIVGQPVDDLGEFAKRLTHDSQLRWLGPEKGVIHLATAAVVNAAWDLAGRVAGKPVWRLLAELSPEQIVDLVDWRYLTDALTPDEALEILRAAEPGRAERIADLERRGYPAYTTSPGWLGYDDAKLSRLAKQAVADGYRQIKLKVGGNRDDDVRRLALARQVVGPDIRIAVDANQRWDVAEAIDWMGALAPYDPWWIEEPTSPDDVLGHAAIRRGLAHATPDGGPVRVATGEHVQNRIVFKQLLQADAIDFVQIDSCRVGGVNENIAILLLAAKFGRPVCPHAGGVGLCELVQHLSMFDYVAVSGSLDNRVIEYVDHLHEHFVDPVVIVDGAYRAPSLPGFSAQMRPETLTRFAYPDGPAWS, encoded by the coding sequence GTGATCATCACCGGGGTCGACACGTACGACATCCGGTTCCCGACCTCACGGGAACTCGACGGCTCGGATGCGATGAACCCGGACCCCGACTACTCCGCCGCGTACGTCGTCCTGCACACCGACGCGGGGATCGACGGCCACGGCTTCACCTTCACCATCGGCCGGGGCAACGAGGTGTGCCGGGCCGCGATCGACGCCCTCGTCCCGTTCATCGTCGGCCAGCCCGTGGACGACCTGGGCGAGTTCGCCAAGCGGCTCACCCACGACTCGCAACTGCGCTGGCTCGGCCCGGAGAAGGGCGTCATCCACCTGGCCACCGCCGCCGTGGTCAACGCCGCCTGGGACCTGGCCGGCCGGGTCGCCGGTAAGCCGGTCTGGCGGCTGCTCGCGGAGTTGAGTCCGGAGCAGATTGTCGACCTGGTCGACTGGCGGTACCTGACCGACGCGCTCACCCCGGACGAGGCGCTGGAGATCCTCCGGGCCGCCGAGCCCGGCCGGGCCGAGCGGATCGCCGACCTGGAACGGCGCGGCTATCCGGCGTACACCACCTCGCCGGGCTGGCTCGGCTACGACGACGCGAAGCTCAGCCGGCTGGCCAAGCAGGCGGTCGCCGACGGCTACCGGCAGATCAAACTGAAGGTCGGCGGGAACCGGGACGACGACGTGCGCCGGCTCGCCCTGGCCCGGCAGGTCGTCGGGCCGGACATCCGGATCGCGGTGGACGCCAACCAGCGCTGGGACGTGGCCGAGGCGATCGACTGGATGGGCGCGCTGGCCCCGTACGACCCGTGGTGGATCGAGGAGCCGACCAGCCCGGACGACGTACTCGGGCATGCCGCGATCCGGCGCGGGTTGGCCCATGCCACGCCGGACGGGGGACCGGTCCGGGTGGCCACCGGTGAGCACGTACAGAACCGGATAGTGTTCAAGCAGCTGCTCCAGGCCGACGCGATCGACTTCGTCCAGATCGATTCGTGCCGGGTCGGCGGGGTGAACGAGAACATCGCCATCCTGCTGCTGGCCGCCAAGTTCGGCCGACCGGTCTGCCCGCACGCCGGTGGGGTCGGGCTGTGCGAGCTGGTCCAGCACCTGTCGATGTTCGACTACGTGGCCGTCTCCGGCTCACTCGACAACCGCGTGATCGAGTACGTCGACCACCTGCACGAGCACTTCGTGGACCCGGTCGTGATTGTCGACGGGGCGTACCGGGCACCGAGCCTGCCGGGCTTCTCGGCGCAGATGCGGCCGGAGACGCTGACCCGGTTCGCGTACCCGGACGGGCCCGCGTGGTCCTGA
- a CDS encoding VOC family protein — protein sequence MIADLQCVVLDCTHPTELAEFYQALLGGDVNRRDRQWALDDDWATLHTPSGLVLAFQRVADHRPPLWPDPARPQQFHLDFGVADLDRAQGQVLALGATMLDDGSDGRGWRIYADPAGHPFCLVRHWAATTGAAPEPA from the coding sequence ATGATCGCTGACCTCCAGTGTGTGGTGCTGGACTGCACTCATCCGACGGAACTTGCCGAGTTCTACCAGGCGCTCCTTGGCGGCGACGTCAATCGACGGGATCGGCAGTGGGCGCTGGACGACGACTGGGCGACGCTGCACACGCCGTCCGGCCTCGTCCTGGCCTTCCAGCGGGTGGCGGATCACCGGCCACCGCTGTGGCCCGATCCGGCCCGGCCGCAGCAGTTCCACCTGGACTTCGGTGTGGCGGACCTGGACCGTGCCCAGGGGCAGGTGCTGGCCCTGGGAGCGACGATGTTGGACGACGGATCGGATGGGCGGGGTTGGCGCATCTACGCCGACCCCGCAGGACATCCGTTCTGCCTGGTCCGCCACTGGGCCGCTACCACCGGTGCCGCCCCGGAGCCGGCATAG
- a CDS encoding sugar ABC transporter ATP-binding protein, which yields MLTAEGLVKTFPGVRALDGASLRLAAGSVHALLGENGAGKSTMVKLLTGVYRPDGGTITLDGRELQLTGPLDAQRAGIGVVHQERNLIPAFSIAENIVLHHLPRRFGVVDRARMRAEARRCLDLLDLDLDPDTPVADLSVAHGQLVEIAKALSLDSKVLLLDEPTASLTGDEADRLYHIVRKLRDSGQAVVLVSHKLEEVFAVADTVTVLRDGHSVAEAEPLSSYSQEKVVDLMVGRAYASVTLAKREIDPQTPPALRLSGVSTAGGHRDVSLAVRPGEILGLYGLVGAGRSELAKALLGLDRITAGTVEVHGKPVRIRTVGEALHRYKIGYVTENRKEEGVFLDQPITRNIGVTIWRRIARAGLVTEAAERTVVAEYTERLGIRAASPRQLAGQLSGGNQQKVSLAKWLAAQCEILVVDEPTVGIDVRTKAAFHELIAELAGAGMALLLISSDLPEIVTLADRVAVMNDFTVRGELANDHDYSRMSQAIIRMIHAGPAREQTGTGPDRPDAAGESAA from the coding sequence ATGCTCACGGCCGAGGGCCTGGTCAAGACGTTCCCGGGGGTACGCGCGCTGGACGGCGCGAGCCTGCGGCTGGCGGCGGGCAGCGTACACGCGCTGCTGGGCGAGAACGGGGCCGGCAAGAGCACCATGGTCAAGCTGCTGACCGGGGTCTACCGCCCCGACGGCGGCACGATCACGCTCGACGGCAGGGAACTCCAGCTCACCGGTCCGCTGGACGCGCAGCGGGCCGGCATCGGGGTGGTCCACCAGGAACGGAACCTGATCCCGGCGTTCTCCATCGCGGAGAACATCGTGCTGCACCACCTGCCGCGCCGCTTCGGCGTGGTGGACCGGGCCCGGATGCGGGCCGAGGCGCGACGCTGCCTCGACCTGCTCGACCTGGACCTGGACCCGGACACCCCGGTCGCCGACCTGTCGGTGGCACACGGGCAACTGGTCGAGATCGCCAAGGCGCTCAGCCTGGACAGCAAGGTGCTGCTGCTCGACGAGCCGACCGCGTCGCTGACCGGCGACGAAGCCGACCGGCTCTACCACATCGTCCGGAAACTCCGCGACAGCGGGCAGGCGGTGGTGCTGGTCAGCCACAAGCTGGAAGAGGTGTTCGCGGTCGCGGACACGGTCACCGTGCTGCGCGACGGGCACAGCGTGGCCGAGGCCGAGCCGCTGTCGTCGTACAGCCAGGAAAAGGTCGTGGACCTGATGGTGGGTCGGGCGTACGCGTCGGTCACGCTGGCGAAACGCGAGATCGACCCGCAGACCCCGCCGGCCCTGCGGCTGTCCGGCGTGAGCACCGCCGGTGGACACCGGGACGTCTCGCTCGCCGTCCGCCCCGGCGAGATCCTCGGCCTGTACGGGCTGGTCGGCGCCGGCCGCAGTGAACTGGCCAAGGCCCTGCTCGGCCTGGACCGGATCACCGCCGGCACGGTCGAGGTGCACGGCAAGCCGGTACGCATCCGTACCGTCGGCGAGGCGCTGCACCGCTACAAGATCGGGTACGTCACCGAGAACCGCAAGGAGGAGGGGGTCTTCCTCGACCAGCCGATCACCCGCAACATCGGGGTGACGATCTGGCGCCGGATCGCCCGCGCCGGGCTGGTCACCGAGGCGGCCGAGCGGACCGTGGTGGCCGAGTACACCGAACGCCTCGGGATCCGGGCCGCCTCCCCGCGCCAACTCGCCGGGCAGCTCTCCGGCGGCAACCAGCAGAAGGTCAGCCTGGCCAAGTGGCTCGCCGCCCAGTGCGAGATCCTGGTCGTGGACGAACCGACCGTCGGCATCGACGTACGCACCAAGGCCGCGTTCCACGAGCTGATCGCCGAACTGGCCGGTGCCGGCATGGCCCTGTTGCTGATCTCCTCCGATCTTCCGGAGATCGTGACCCTGGCGGATCGGGTAGCGGTGATGAACGATTTCACCGTTCGTGGTGAACTCGCCAACGACCATGACTACAGCCGGATGAGCCAGGCGATCATCCGGATGATCCACGCTGGACCGGCCCGGGAGCAGACGGGCACCGGCCCGGACCGGCCCGATGCAGCAGGGGAGTCAGCCGCGTGA